The segment ACGAGTATTACCATCATAGCCATTCCAAGCGCTCTTGTAGATTGTTCTATACTTGCGGGTAATCCCAGATTCATAGTCCTTTTAAGGTTACCAGGATCTATGCGCATGGCAGCAAGACTTATTTTAATCCCGCTTTTTCCCCGGAAAAGAATAAAAAGTCCTATGGCCGCAGATAATCCCTGGGTAATGACACTCGCTATGGCAGCTCCAGCTACTCCATATCCCGGAATTGCTCCGTATCCATAAATGAATAGTGGATCTAATATTAGGTTCAGAAAAACCGTGAATAGAACAATATAAACCAGTAGCATTACATTCCCAATTCCCCGCATTAGAGATTGAAAAATGAAGAATAGGAAAAGGAAAACAAATCCTAAAGAACTTACTTTAAAATAATCAACAGACTCCTGATAAATTTCCGGTCCTGCTCCAATAATATTCATTAAAGGCCCTGCCGAATAATAACTAATGACGGCTAGTAAAATAGAGATAATAAAAATCAAAAAAACGCTTTGCGAGGAACTGAAATCTACCATCTTTTGATTTTCAGCACCTTTGTACTGTGAAACCATTACAGTGCTTAAGCAAGAGTTAAACCTGATCCAATGGAAAGGACCAGGAATAAAACAGGAAAACTAAGACTAACGGCTGCCACAGCATTGGCTCCTAATCGTCCCAGCCAAAATGTATCTATTAGCTGGTAAGCAGTTTGAAGAATATTCGCAAATATTATGGGTAATGCTAAACTTACGAGGGACGTAAAAATTTTTCCTTCGGTTAATTTGTTCTTTTTTGCAGGTATCATGAGTAAGCAAAATTACAGCTTATAAAATGTGATATGTACTAAAGTTTCCTTAATATAAAGAGCTAAAGTTCAAACACAGGCATCCCAAATTGGATCTTTTGGGGGAGAAGCAACTACATCTATTTCTTCTTTGCTTACCGGGTGAATGAATTTTAACTCCCTCGCATGAAGGTGAATACTGGCATCTTTATTACTCCTGTCAAAGCCATATTTTAAATCTCCTTTTACAGGACAACCAAT is part of the Antarcticibacterium sp. 1MA-6-2 genome and harbors:
- a CDS encoding MATE family efflux transporter produces the protein MVSQYKGAENQKMVDFSSSQSVFLIFIISILLAVISYYSAGPLMNIIGAGPEIYQESVDYFKVSSLGFVFLFLFFIFQSLMRGIGNVMLLVYIVLFTVFLNLILDPLFIYGYGAIPGYGVAGAAIASVITQGLSAAIGLFILFRGKSGIKISLAAMRIDPGNLKRTMNLGLPASIEQSTRALGMAMMVILVTSFGSDVVAAYGIGARILSFVIIPALGFAIATTSLVGQNIGARKIKRAEKVANLSNKIAFYGLTGIGIILFIFAEPLTAFFIPNDPDVIRDGALFIKIMAPSFGLLGVQQVTNGTFNGAGFTKASMLISILNLWIVRFPLAYILSNNTSLGYEGIWWSFPISNLIAAVAAFTYFKMGYWKKRVFKYRS
- a CDS encoding MATE family efflux transporter, with product MIPAKKNKLTEGKIFTSLVSLALPIIFANILQTAYQLIDTFWLGRLGANAVAAVSLSFPVLFLVLSIGSGLTLA